In a single window of the Pocillopora verrucosa isolate sample1 chromosome 4, ASM3666991v2, whole genome shotgun sequence genome:
- the LOC131796426 gene encoding abasic site processing protein HMCES-like, translated as MCGRTACTLAPDEFPKACTFKGKNGQIQEPAWRDGSFNRGKYYPSHNISPQSFTPVLLSSQHFNSLASEEPCERVLQPMRWGLIPSWHRGDPKEFTYNMSNARSDTLLDKRSFKSPLEKGNRCVVLAEGFFEWETLKGGKKQPYYIYLKEDTKIEVQNKTMTEIEGENNNEKETDVKDFHIKKEPEESIAVKAEEDAQFGEKRLLTMAGLFDCWKPPNGSGNEDEELFSYTIITVDSSPSLRWLHNRMPAILEGEEEIGRWLDFGEVPWQKALNLVKPKDCLEWHPVSTVVNNSRNKSPDCIKPIDLTQKQEKPIKGTLFSYFKKSPLKQEKALDKGETSQEPSQKKAKFEQ; from the exons ATGTGTGGGAGAACGGCCTG TACCCTTGCTCCTGATGAATTCCCGAAGGCATGCACATTCAAAGGAAAGAATGGTCAGATCCAGGAACCGGCTTGGAGAGATGGTAGCTTCAATAGAGGAAAATACTATCCTTCCCACAATATTAGTCCGCAATCCTTCAC TCCAGTGTTACTGTCAAGTCAACATTTTAACAGTTTAGCATCAGAAGAGCCTTGTGAAAGGGTTCTTCAACCCATGAGATGGGGTTTAATTCCATCATGGCACCGTGGAGATCCCAAAGAGTTCACCTACAATATGAGCAATGCTCGTAGTGATACTCTGTTGGACAAAAGATCTTTCAAATCTCCTCTAGAGAAGGGTAACAGATGCGTTGTTTTAGCTGAAGG aTTCTTTGAGTGGGAGACATTGAAGGGAGGAAAGAAACAGCCATACTACATCTACCTCAAGGAAGACACAAAGATAGaagtacaaaacaaaacaatgacagagattgaaggagaaaacaataatgaaaagGAGACAGATGTGAAAGATTTTCACATTAAAAAGGAACCAGAGGAATCCATAGCAGTCAAAGCAGAAGAAGACGCACAGTTTGGAGAGAAGCGTCTCTTAACCATGGCAGGCTTGTTTGATTGTTGGAAGCCACCAAAT GGAAGTGGTAATGAAGATGAAGAACTCTTTTCTTATACTATCATCACAGTGGATTCATCTCCATCTCTAAGATGGCTGCACAACAGAATGCCA GCTATTCTAGAGGGGGAAGAAGAGATTGGCCGCTGGCTAGACTTTGGAGAAGTTCCGTGGCAAAAG GCTCTAAACCTTGTAAAACCCAAAGATTGTTTGGAGTGGCATCCAGTCTCTACAGTTGTGAATAATTCTAGGAATAAATCACCAGACTGCATCAAGCCAATTGACTT gacacaaaaacaagaaaagccTATTAAAGGAACTTTATTTTCATACTTCAAAAAATCACCTTTGAAACAGGAGAAAGCATTAGACAAGGGAGAGACTTCACAAGAACCATctcaaaagaaagcaaaattcGAGCAGTGA